A DNA window from Ranitomeya imitator isolate aRanImi1 chromosome 2, aRanImi1.pri, whole genome shotgun sequence contains the following coding sequences:
- the LOC138662549 gene encoding ficolin-2-like isoform X1, which produces MFMAILLLLGMVFEICRSDQTCPEVKILGIGDSDKLSILRGCPGHPGLPGQKGDVGPPGEKGQKGFAGGAGKVGPPGQKGEKGESGISEPVYAARSCKEVHNQGSVFSDWYTIYPDGSQPLKVLCDMDTDEGGWIVIQRRWDGSVDFFRTWDAYKKGFGSRLNEFWLGNENIHHVTSTGTWELRIDLQDFEGKKVFAKYASFKVLDESKKYELLIGAFKEGTAGDSIGGLSNIKFSTKDEDNDIYEGSCSLLYKGGWWYSNCHGANLNGLYHLGAHTSYGDGINWFTGKGHNYSYKHVEMKIREV; this is translated from the exons ATGTTTATGGCAATATTACTTTTGCTTGGAATGGTTTTTGAGATCTGTAGGAGTGATCAGACATGTCCTG AAGTGAAAATTTTAGGGATTGGGGATTCAGATAAACTGTCAATTCTTCGAGGCTGTCCTGGTCATCCTGGACTTCCAGGTCAAAAAGGAGATGTTGGGCCACCAGGAGAGAAAG GACAAAAAGGATTTGCAGGTGGAGCAGGGAAGGTTGGACCTCCTGGCCAAAAGG GAGAGAAAGGAGAAAGTGGGATCAGTGAGCCAGTATACG CTGCCAGGAGCTGCAAAGAAGTACACAATCAGGGGTCAGTGTTCAGTGACTGGTACACGATATACCCAGATGGCAGCCAGCCTCTGAAGGTCCTGTGTGATATGGACACAGATGAAGGGGGATGGATT GTCATACAAAGACGTTGGGATGGGTCGGTGGACTTCTTCCGTACCTGGGATGCTTATAAGAAAGGGTTTGGAAGTCGGCTGAATGAATTTTGGCTTGGGAATGAAAATATTCATCATGTAACCTCAACAG GAACATGGGAATTACGCATTGATCTACAAGATTTTGAAGGTAAAAAGGTGTTCGCCAAGTATGCAAGCTTCAAAGTTTTGGATGAATCTAAGAAATATGAGTTATTAATTGGAGCCTTTAAGGAAGGAACTGCAG GAGATTCCATCGGAGGTCTAAGCAACATCAAGTTTAGTACTAAAGATGAGGACAACGACATTTACGAGGGTAGTTGTTCCCTACTCTATAAAGGAGGCTGGTGGTATAGCAACTGTCACGGGGCAAACCTCAATGGATTATACCACCTAGGAGCACACACTTCTTATGGGGATGGCATCAACTGGTTTACTGGAAAAGGGCATAACTACTCATACAAGCATGTGGAAATGAAGATTCGGGAGGTTTAG
- the LOC138662549 gene encoding ficolin-2-like isoform X2: MFMAILLLLGMVFEICRSDQTCPEVKILGIGDSDKLSILRGCPGHPGLPGQKGDVGPPGEKGQKGFAGGAGKVGPPGQKGEKGESGISEPVYAARSCKEVHNQGSVFSDWYTIYPDGSQPLKVLCDMDTDEGGWIVIQRRWDGSVDFFRTWDAYKKGFGSRLNEFWLGNENIHHVTSTGDSIGGLSNIKFSTKDEDNDIYEGSCSLLYKGGWWYSNCHGANLNGLYHLGAHTSYGDGINWFTGKGHNYSYKHVEMKIREV; this comes from the exons ATGTTTATGGCAATATTACTTTTGCTTGGAATGGTTTTTGAGATCTGTAGGAGTGATCAGACATGTCCTG AAGTGAAAATTTTAGGGATTGGGGATTCAGATAAACTGTCAATTCTTCGAGGCTGTCCTGGTCATCCTGGACTTCCAGGTCAAAAAGGAGATGTTGGGCCACCAGGAGAGAAAG GACAAAAAGGATTTGCAGGTGGAGCAGGGAAGGTTGGACCTCCTGGCCAAAAGG GAGAGAAAGGAGAAAGTGGGATCAGTGAGCCAGTATACG CTGCCAGGAGCTGCAAAGAAGTACACAATCAGGGGTCAGTGTTCAGTGACTGGTACACGATATACCCAGATGGCAGCCAGCCTCTGAAGGTCCTGTGTGATATGGACACAGATGAAGGGGGATGGATT GTCATACAAAGACGTTGGGATGGGTCGGTGGACTTCTTCCGTACCTGGGATGCTTATAAGAAAGGGTTTGGAAGTCGGCTGAATGAATTTTGGCTTGGGAATGAAAATATTCATCATGTAACCTCAACAG GAGATTCCATCGGAGGTCTAAGCAACATCAAGTTTAGTACTAAAGATGAGGACAACGACATTTACGAGGGTAGTTGTTCCCTACTCTATAAAGGAGGCTGGTGGTATAGCAACTGTCACGGGGCAAACCTCAATGGATTATACCACCTAGGAGCACACACTTCTTATGGGGATGGCATCAACTGGTTTACTGGAAAAGGGCATAACTACTCATACAAGCATGTGGAAATGAAGATTCGGGAGGTTTAG
- the HSD17B10 gene encoding 3-hydroxyacyl-CoA dehydrogenase type-2, translated as MANLRSLKGLVGVVTGGASGLGRATVERLIRQGASAVILDLPSSEGRNAAQSLGEKCDFAPTDVTSEADVNNALELARSKFGGVNVVVNCAGIAVAIKTYNKSKQKPHNLEEFQKVINVNIAGTFNVIRLATVEMMKNEPDKDGHRGVIVNTASIAAFDGQVGQAAYSASKGGIVGMTLPIARDLAPLGIRVVTIAPGLFATPLLLGLPEKAREFLAKQVPFPSRLGDPDEYAHLVQTIVENPMLNGEVVRLDGALRMQP; from the exons GGTCTGGTTGGCGTGGTCACCGGTGGAGCCTCGGGTCTCGGCCGGGCCACGGTGGAACGGTTGATACGACAAGGAGCCAGTGCCGTCATTCTAGATTTACCCAGCTCTGAGGGGAGAAACGCGGCCCAGTCTCTTGGAGAGAAGTGTGACTTTGCTCCGACAGAT GTGACCTCCGAGGCAGACGTGAACAACGCCCTGGAATTGGCGCGCTCAAAGTTTGGCGGAGTGAATGTCGTGGTGAACTGTGCCGGGATCGCTGTCGCTATAAAAACCTACAACAAAAGCAAACAGAAGCCGCACAACCTGGAGGAGTTCCAGAAAGTCATCAAT GTGAACATCGCCGGCACGTTCAATGTTATTCGTCTGGCGACAGTAGAAATGATGAAGAACGAGCCGGACAAGGACGGGCACAGAGGCGTCATAGTGAACACCGCCAGCATCGCCGCGTTCGATGGGCAG GTTGGACAAGCGGCGTACTCTGCTTCCAAAGGGGGAATCGTAGGAATGACCCTCCCCATCGCCCGAGACCTGGCTCCGCTTGGGATCAGAGTGGTGACCATTGCCCCTG GATTGTTCGCCACCCCTCTCCTCCTCGGGCTTCCTGAAAAGGCAAGAGAATTCCTGGCCAAGCAAGTCCCTTTCCCCAGCAGGCTGGGTGACCCCGATGAGTATGCCCACCTGGTACAGACCATCGTAGAGAACCCCATGCTGAATGGAGAGGTGGTACGTCTGGATGGTGCCCTCCGTATGCAGCCTTGA
- the LOC138662550 gene encoding ficolin-2-like isoform X2: MCVSVLLLLGIVSGLCSSDQSCPEVKVLGIGESDKLSILRGCPGHPGHPGQKGDVGTPGEKGQMGPAGIVGLPGKTAARNCKEEQNQGSVFSDWYTIYPDGSQPLKVLCDMDTDGGGWIVIQRRWDGSVDFFRTWDDYKNGFGNRLNEFWLGNENIHQITSTGTWEFRVDLQDFESKKVFAKYASFKVLDESKKYELLLGAFKEGSAGDSMGDLNNMKFSTKDQDNDIYGMSCSELFKGGWWYNNCHKANLNGLYHIGEQTHSAMGIIWTTARGSKYSFKHSEMKIRAI; the protein is encoded by the exons ATGTGTGTCTCGGTACTACTGTTGCTTGGAATTGTTTCTGGTCTCTGTAGCAGCGATCAGTCCTGTCCAG AAGTGAAAGTTTTAGGGATTGGAGAGTCGGATAAGTTGTCAATTCTTCGAGGTTGCCCTGGTCATCCTGGTCATCCGGGTCAGAAAGGAGACGTTGGGACACCAGGAGAAAAAG GACAAATGGGACCTGCAGGAATCGTTGGACTTCCAGGGAAAACAG CTGCCAGGAACTGCAAAGAAGAACAGAATCAGGGGTCAGTGTTCAGTGACTGGTACACCATATACCCAGATGGCAGCCAGCCTCTGAAGGTGCTGTGCGATATGGACACAGATGGAGGGGGATGGATT GTGATACAGAGACGTTGGGATGGATCAGTGGATTTTTTCCGCACATGGGATGATTATAAGAACGGGTTTGGAAATCGGTTGAATGAATTTTGGCTGGGGAATGAAAATATTCATCAAATAACTTCCACAG GAACGTGGGAATTTCGTGTGGACCTTCAAGATTTTGAAAGTAAAAAGGTGTTCGCCAAGTATGCAAGCTTCAAAGTCTTGGATGAGTCTAAGAAATATGAGTTATTACTTGGAGCCTTTAAGGAAGGAAGCGCAG GTGATTCCATGGGAGATCTAAACAACATGAAGTTCAGTACTAAAGATCAAGACAATGACATTTATGGGATGAGTTGTTCCGAACTCTTTAAAGGTGGCTGGTGGTACAACAACTGTCACAAAGCAAACCTTAATGGGTTATACCACATAGGAGAACAGACACACAGTGCCATGGGTATTATCTGGACTACTGCAAGAGGATCTAAGTACTCGTTCAAGCATTCAGAAATGAAGATCAGGGCAATTTGA
- the LOC138662550 gene encoding ficolin-2-like isoform X1, with amino-acid sequence MCVSVLLLLGIVSGLCSSDQSCPEVKVLGIGESDKLSILRGCPGHPGHPGQKGDVGTPGEKGQMGPAGIVGLPGKTGEKGESGVIEPAYTARNCKEEQNQGSVFSDWYTIYPDGSQPLKVLCDMDTDGGGWIVIQRRWDGSVDFFRTWDDYKNGFGNRLNEFWLGNENIHQITSTGTWEFRVDLQDFESKKVFAKYASFKVLDESKKYELLLGAFKEGSAGDSMGDLNNMKFSTKDQDNDIYGMSCSELFKGGWWYNNCHKANLNGLYHIGEQTHSAMGIIWTTARGSKYSFKHSEMKIRAI; translated from the exons ATGTGTGTCTCGGTACTACTGTTGCTTGGAATTGTTTCTGGTCTCTGTAGCAGCGATCAGTCCTGTCCAG AAGTGAAAGTTTTAGGGATTGGAGAGTCGGATAAGTTGTCAATTCTTCGAGGTTGCCCTGGTCATCCTGGTCATCCGGGTCAGAAAGGAGACGTTGGGACACCAGGAGAAAAAG GACAAATGGGACCTGCAGGAATCGTTGGACTTCCAGGGAAAACAG gAGAGAAAGGGGAAAGTGGTGTTATTGAGCCAGCATACA CTGCCAGGAACTGCAAAGAAGAACAGAATCAGGGGTCAGTGTTCAGTGACTGGTACACCATATACCCAGATGGCAGCCAGCCTCTGAAGGTGCTGTGCGATATGGACACAGATGGAGGGGGATGGATT GTGATACAGAGACGTTGGGATGGATCAGTGGATTTTTTCCGCACATGGGATGATTATAAGAACGGGTTTGGAAATCGGTTGAATGAATTTTGGCTGGGGAATGAAAATATTCATCAAATAACTTCCACAG GAACGTGGGAATTTCGTGTGGACCTTCAAGATTTTGAAAGTAAAAAGGTGTTCGCCAAGTATGCAAGCTTCAAAGTCTTGGATGAGTCTAAGAAATATGAGTTATTACTTGGAGCCTTTAAGGAAGGAAGCGCAG GTGATTCCATGGGAGATCTAAACAACATGAAGTTCAGTACTAAAGATCAAGACAATGACATTTATGGGATGAGTTGTTCCGAACTCTTTAAAGGTGGCTGGTGGTACAACAACTGTCACAAAGCAAACCTTAATGGGTTATACCACATAGGAGAACAGACACACAGTGCCATGGGTATTATCTGGACTACTGCAAGAGGATCTAAGTACTCGTTCAAGCATTCAGAAATGAAGATCAGGGCAATTTGA